From the genome of Fusobacterium varium, one region includes:
- a CDS encoding YcfA-like protein, with the protein MTSSDLIKILREDGWILKEVRGSHNHFIHPLKSGKVTVPHPKKDLPIGTVNSILKQAGLK; encoded by the coding sequence ATGACGTCATCGGACCTAATCAAAATACTCAGAGAAGATGGATGGATTCTAAAGGAAGTAAGAGGAAGTCATAATCATTTTATACACCCTTTGAAGAGCGGGAAGGTAACAGTTCCTCATCCTAAAAAAGATTTACCTATTGGAACTGTCAATAGTATTTTGAAACAAGCAGGGTTGAAATAA
- the rimO gene encoding Ribosomal protein S12 methylthiotransferase RimO, whose protein sequence is MKFALISLGCSKNLVDSENFIGILVNKRGFEVTSELGEADIIIVNTCGFIGDAKKESIETILEVSDLKINGNLKKIIVTGCLAQRYAGEILKELPEVDAVIGTGEIDKIEKVIEEVLADKRVVESTKMDFLADSETDRVLTTASHTAYLKIAEGCDRKCTYCIIPQLRGNLRSRTIEDILKEANKLVASGVRELNLLAQETTEYGIDLYKEKSLARLMKELVKIDGLKWLRTYYMFPDSLTDELIDVMKTEEKICKYFDIPVQHISDNILQQMGRAKSGNHIKGILNRIRKEIPDAVIRTAVIVGFPGETEENFEELKAFIEEYKFDYVGVFKYSREEDTKAYDMENQVPEEIKEKRWIEITNLQTKIAENKTGIC, encoded by the coding sequence ATGAAATTTGCTTTAATTAGCTTGGGATGCAGCAAAAATCTTGTAGACAGCGAGAATTTTATTGGGATATTGGTAAATAAAAGAGGTTTTGAAGTAACTAGTGAATTAGGGGAAGCAGATATTATAATAGTTAATACCTGTGGATTTATCGGAGATGCAAAAAAAGAGTCAATTGAAACTATTTTAGAAGTCAGCGATTTAAAAATAAATGGAAATTTGAAAAAAATAATAGTAACTGGTTGCCTAGCACAAAGATATGCAGGAGAAATATTAAAAGAACTTCCTGAAGTTGATGCTGTAATTGGAACTGGAGAAATTGATAAAATAGAAAAAGTAATAGAAGAAGTATTGGCAGATAAAAGAGTGGTAGAAAGTACAAAGATGGATTTTCTAGCAGATTCTGAAACTGACAGAGTTCTGACTACTGCCTCTCATACAGCTTATTTGAAAATAGCTGAAGGTTGTGATAGAAAATGTACTTATTGTATAATTCCACAATTAAGAGGAAACTTGAGAAGCAGGACTATAGAAGATATACTTAAAGAAGCGAATAAACTTGTAGCCTCTGGAGTAAGAGAGCTCAATCTTTTAGCTCAAGAAACTACTGAGTATGGAATAGATTTGTACAAAGAAAAATCTTTGGCAAGATTGATGAAGGAATTAGTAAAAATAGATGGATTAAAATGGCTTAGAACTTATTATATGTTTCCAGATTCTCTTACTGACGAGCTTATAGATGTTATGAAGACAGAGGAAAAAATATGTAAATATTTTGATATACCTGTTCAACATATATCTGATAACATACTTCAGCAAATGGGAAGGGCTAAATCTGGAAATCATATTAAGGGAATACTTAATAGAATAAGAAAAGAGATACCAGATGCTGTGATAAGAACAGCTGTTATAGTAGGTTTTCCAGGAGAAACAGAGGAAAATTTTGAAGAACTTAAAGCTTTTATTGAAGAATATAAGTTTGATTATGTTGGAGTTTTTAAGTATTCAAGAGAGGAAGATACAAAAGCTTATGATATGGAAAATCAAGTTCCAGAGGAAATAAAAGAAAAAAGATGGATAGAGATAACAAATCTTCAAACTAAAATTGCTGAAAATAAAACAGGAATATGCTAG
- the pnp gene encoding Polyribonucleotide nucleotidyltransferase translates to MFDEKKVELELAGRTLSFSTGKIARQSCGAVMVQYGETVLLSTVNRSKEPRKGADFFPLTVDYIEKFYAAGKFPGGFNKREGRPSTNATLTARLIDRPIRPMFPEGFNHDVHIVNTVFSYDEKNTPDYLGIIGSSMALMLSDLPFLGPVAGVVVGYKNGEFILNPTPEELETSELELSVAGSKDAVNMVEAGAKELDEETMLAAIMFAHENIKKICAFQEEFAKVAGKEKIVFVKEEVLPLVKDFIDEKGMERLKAAVLTLGKKAREEAVDSLEEELMEAFILENYEGVEEEDIPEEVIGEFKGYYHDLMKKLVREAILYHKHRVDGRKTTEIRPLFAETGVLPIPHGSAMFTRGETQAIVVTTLGTKEDEQLVDDLEKEYFKKFYLHYNFPPYSVGETGRMGSPGRRELGHGSLAERALSYVIPSEEEFPYTIRVVSEITESNGSSSQASICGGSLSLMAAGVPIKEHVAGIAMGLIKEGEEFTVLTDIMGLEDHLGDMDFKVAGTKNGITALQMDIKITGITEEIMRIALKQALDARNEILVVMNNAISAPADLRPNVPRIHQMKIATDKIAALIGPGGKNIKGIIEKTGATIDISDDGNVSIFSKDEEVLKETITLVNAFVKDVEVGEIYNGRVVNIAKFGAFMEILPGKEGLLHVSEISNERVANVEDVLKVGDKFDVKVISTENGKISLSKKKI, encoded by the coding sequence ATGTTTGATGAAAAAAAAGTTGAATTGGAACTAGCTGGAAGAACGCTAAGTTTTTCAACTGGAAAAATAGCAAGACAATCTTGCGGAGCTGTAATGGTTCAATATGGTGAAACTGTATTATTAAGTACTGTAAACCGTAGTAAAGAGCCAAGAAAAGGGGCTGACTTTTTCCCTTTAACAGTTGATTATATTGAAAAATTTTATGCTGCTGGAAAATTTCCAGGAGGATTCAATAAAAGAGAGGGAAGACCTTCAACAAATGCAACATTGACAGCAAGACTTATAGACAGACCTATAAGACCAATGTTTCCAGAAGGATTTAATCATGATGTACATATTGTAAATACTGTATTTTCATATGATGAAAAAAATACACCTGACTATTTAGGAATAATAGGATCTTCAATGGCACTTATGCTTTCTGATCTTCCATTTTTAGGACCAGTAGCAGGAGTTGTAGTGGGATATAAAAATGGAGAATTTATTTTAAACCCAACTCCAGAAGAGTTAGAAACAAGTGAACTTGAACTGTCAGTTGCAGGATCAAAAGATGCTGTAAATATGGTTGAGGCAGGAGCTAAGGAATTAGATGAAGAAACTATGCTTGCTGCTATAATGTTTGCTCATGAAAATATTAAAAAAATATGTGCTTTCCAGGAAGAATTTGCAAAAGTTGCTGGAAAAGAAAAAATAGTTTTTGTTAAAGAAGAAGTATTGCCATTGGTAAAAGATTTCATAGATGAAAAAGGAATGGAAAGATTAAAAGCTGCTGTTCTTACTTTAGGTAAAAAAGCAAGAGAAGAAGCAGTGGATTCATTGGAAGAAGAATTAATGGAAGCATTTATTCTTGAAAATTATGAAGGTGTTGAAGAAGAGGATATTCCAGAAGAAGTAATTGGAGAATTCAAAGGATACTATCATGATCTTATGAAAAAATTAGTAAGAGAGGCTATCCTTTATCATAAGCATAGAGTAGATGGAAGAAAAACTACTGAAATAAGACCACTATTTGCAGAAACAGGAGTTCTTCCTATTCCTCACGGATCAGCAATGTTTACAAGAGGAGAAACACAAGCTATTGTTGTAACAACTTTAGGAACTAAAGAAGATGAGCAGTTAGTTGATGATTTAGAAAAAGAATACTTCAAGAAATTCTATCTTCATTACAACTTCCCTCCATATTCAGTTGGAGAAACAGGAAGAATGGGATCACCTGGTAGAAGAGAATTAGGACATGGATCTCTTGCTGAAAGAGCTCTTAGCTATGTAATTCCATCAGAAGAAGAATTTCCATACACTATAAGAGTAGTATCTGAAATAACTGAATCAAATGGTTCTTCTTCTCAAGCATCTATATGTGGAGGATCACTTTCACTTATGGCTGCAGGAGTACCTATTAAAGAGCATGTAGCTGGAATAGCTATGGGACTTATTAAAGAGGGAGAAGAATTTACTGTATTAACAGATATTATGGGACTTGAAGACCATTTAGGAGATATGGACTTCAAAGTAGCTGGAACTAAAAATGGTATAACTGCACTTCAAATGGATATTAAGATAACAGGAATAACAGAAGAAATAATGAGAATAGCTCTAAAACAGGCATTAGATGCAAGAAATGAGATATTAGTAGTTATGAATAACGCTATTTCTGCACCAGCAGATCTTAGACCTAATGTTCCTAGAATCCATCAAATGAAGATAGCTACAGATAAAATAGCTGCATTAATTGGACCTGGAGGAAAAAATATTAAAGGAATTATAGAGAAAACTGGAGCAACTATTGACATCAGTGATGATGGAAATGTTTCTATCTTCTCAAAAGATGAAGAAGTATTGAAAGAAACAATAACTCTTGTAAATGCATTTGTAAAAGATGTAGAAGTAGGAGAAATATATAATGGAAGAGTAGTAAATATTGCTAAGTTTGGAGCATTTATGGAAATACTTCCAGGAAAAGAAGGACTTCTTCATGTTTCTGAAATTTCAAATGAAAGAGTAGCAAATGTGGAAGATGTATTAAAAGTTGGAGATAAATTTGATGTAAAAGTTATCTCTACTGAAAATGGAAAAATTAGTTTAAGTAAAAAGAAAATTTAG